The sequence below is a genomic window from Streptomyces sp. NBC_00289.
GGTCCGCCGACATCAACCAGCTGATCCAGGCGGTCCTCAAGCGGCTGACCCTCCGCGGCTTCATCGTCCGCGACCACGAGGACCTGCGGCCGGAGTTCGAGAGCCGCGTGGCCGACTGGCTGCGCTCCGGCCGTGTCACCGCCCGCGAGACGGTCACGGACGGCCTCGACAGCGCGGCAAAGGCCCTGCTCGCCCTGCTGGCCGGCGGCAACGTCGGCAAGATGCTGGTGCGGCTGGCCGAGGACCCGTACAGCCGGGTGTAGGCCAAGGGGCGCCGGCCGCGGATGTCGCGGCCGGCGCCCCGGCATGCCCGGTCGGGCGGGTGCGTACGTCTATCGCATGGCACGCGCCGCGGTGACGCCGAACGTCTCCAGCGACACCCCCAGCCGGGTCAGCCCGGCCACCGCCGCTCTGAAGTCCTTGATGTGCGCGGTGGTGAGGTGTGCGTCCAGGGCCTGCTGGGACACCCACCGTTCGTACACCCGGATCCGGCGTTCGTCGGAGGGATCCGCTGTCATGGCGTAGTCCAGGCAGCCCGGCTCCTCCTCGCGGGTGCGCCGGCCGACCTCGACGAGGTGCCCCAGCATCGTGTCGCGGTCCGCGGGCTCGTAGTCCATCCAGCCGGCGACGATGATCTGCTCTGCCACGGTGGTCCTTTCCACGGTCATGCCCGCGGGCCCGTCGCCCTCGGTCAGGAAGAGCGACGGGCCCGCGGCCGTTCAGATGGCGAGTACCGCCGGGACACTGTCCACGGTGACGGTGCCCCGCGTGCCGTCGACAGTGATCACCATGCCGTCCCGCAGCCGTTGCGTGCCGCCCTCGACGGAGATGACGGCCGGGATGCCCAGCTCCCGGCAGACCACGACGGCGTGGCTGTTGAGCGCGCCCACATCCACCACGGCCGCGCCGGCGACCAGGAACAGCGGGGTCCAGGCGGCGTCCGTGATCGGCGCCACCAGCACCTCGCCCGGCTCCAGCGCCTCGCACGAGGCCGGATCGGTGACCACCCGGACCCTGCCCGTGTACGTGCCCTGGCTGCCGCCGACGCCGGTCAGCACCTCGCTCTCGGCGGCCGCGGCGATCCCCTCCGCGCTTCGCCGCGGCCAGCCGTCGATCTCGGTCCGCGCGTCCTCGGCGACGAAGAACGGCGGTTCCAACTCGCGCAGTTCCGCGTACTCGGCGAGCCGCCGGGCGATGACGGGAGCGAAGCCGCCCGGGTCGGCGACATAGTCGTCGAGCTCGGTCTCCAGCAGCATCATCACGTCCTCGGGCCGCGCGAAGTGGCCCGCCTCGACTCCGCGGCGGCCGAGTTCCCGTACCGCCATGCGGATCTCGTTGATGACCGACACGCAGTTCGCCTTGGTCCGCTCGCGGGCCGGGATCCACACCTGGGAGGCGTGCATGCCGGCGTCGAACATCGGCCGCGCGTCCTCCGGGAGGGCCGCCCGGATCTCCGCCGCGATCTCCGTACGGCGCTCCGTCAGCCGGCGGTGGCGCCCGGCCGGGGAGTCGTCGTCGGGGCTGTGCCGGATGCGGTCGACCAGCGCCAGTGCCTGGACCGGCGCCGCCTCCCAGGACAGTGCGTGGATGTCCCACTCGTTGGGGCCGCGGTCGCCGGAGGCGGCCAGGAACTCCTCGAAGGAGTCACGGAACGCCTTCACGTCCCCGCTCGCCCCGTCGAGCGCGCGCTCCACCGCGGCCGGCCCCTGGTCGAACAGGGCGGTCAGCTCGGCGGAGGCCGCCACCTGGCGGGACAGCGTCCACAGCCCGGTGGAGGGGGAGGCGGAGTCGACGTCGCCGAGCCCGCCTATGAGGTCCAGCATGGCGCCGGGTCGGTCCAGGCCCGCACAGAGCGGCCCGAGGATCGCCGGTCCGACGGAGGCGGGCAGCGACGACTCGACATGCCGCTGGAAGGTGATCTCCACCTCGTCGAGCAGCGAGCGGGCGTGCGCCACCAGCTCCGCCACGGACAGCCGCGCGAGGTCGGGCCGCTCCCGCCGGACGCGGCGCAGCCGCTCCTGGTCGGCGTCGGCCTCCGCGAAGCCGCTCAGGCCCAGCATCCGCGCGACCGTCGCCCCCGCCTTGGCCGTCAGCTCGGCGTCCTCGTCCTCCGGGTGCGCCACATACACCGGGGTGTCGGAGCGCTGGCCGACGAAGGCCGTGTCGATCTGGTCGGCGGTCTGCCCCATGCGGATGCCGAACAGCCGCATGTGCGACAGGTTGAGGTAGAAGTAGCCGCCGAACATCCCGACGAACGGCGGCCGGGGACCGGCCACCTCTTCCTCGTGGTAGATGCCGAAGCCGACGAATCCGTTGCGCCACCCGTGCAGGCCGCGCCCCCACACCAGGGTCCAGCCCAGCGGGCTGGCCGGCTCCGGCAGGGTCTCGCCCGCGTTGGCGCGGGTGTAGTGGGGCAGACGCTCGCTGCGCTGCCAGTCCGTGATCCAGCTCTTCATGCCGAGGGTCTCCCGCTTGTGTCCGCGCCGGTCTCTACCACTGCGCCGTTCCGCCGTCGACGCTGATCAGCGTGCCGGTGATGCCCGCTCCGTGGTCGCTCGCCAGCAGCGTGGCGACCGCGGCGACCTGCTCCACGGTGGTGATCTGCTTGGTGGCGGCGTGCTCGG
It includes:
- a CDS encoding putative quinol monooxygenase; protein product: MAEQIIVAGWMDYEPADRDTMLGHLVEVGRRTREEEPGCLDYAMTADPSDERRIRVYERWVSQQALDAHLTTAHIKDFRAAVAGLTRLGVSLETFGVTAARAMR
- a CDS encoding PEP-utilizing enzyme codes for the protein MKSWITDWQRSERLPHYTRANAGETLPEPASPLGWTLVWGRGLHGWRNGFVGFGIYHEEEVAGPRPPFVGMFGGYFYLNLSHMRLFGIRMGQTADQIDTAFVGQRSDTPVYVAHPEDEDAELTAKAGATVARMLGLSGFAEADADQERLRRVRRERPDLARLSVAELVAHARSLLDEVEITFQRHVESSLPASVGPAILGPLCAGLDRPGAMLDLIGGLGDVDSASPSTGLWTLSRQVAASAELTALFDQGPAAVERALDGASGDVKAFRDSFEEFLAASGDRGPNEWDIHALSWEAAPVQALALVDRIRHSPDDDSPAGRHRRLTERRTEIAAEIRAALPEDARPMFDAGMHASQVWIPARERTKANCVSVINEIRMAVRELGRRGVEAGHFARPEDVMMLLETELDDYVADPGGFAPVIARRLAEYAELRELEPPFFVAEDARTEIDGWPRRSAEGIAAAAESEVLTGVGGSQGTYTGRVRVVTDPASCEALEPGEVLVAPITDAAWTPLFLVAGAAVVDVGALNSHAVVVCRELGIPAVISVEGGTQRLRDGMVITVDGTRGTVTVDSVPAVLAI